From Methanobacterium bryantii, a single genomic window includes:
- a CDS encoding hemerythrin domain-containing protein — MAELFNMLKQDHQEVTDMLEQAIESKDPSQFPKVKKMLDVHMEGEEKFFYPILRNKDKEGMLEAYEEHKVGKKLISEISDTESGNETCIPKIKVLKDVLEHHIEEEESEIFDEAREVLNDQQEQKIVQQFEELKSQKM, encoded by the coding sequence ATGGCAGAATTGTTTAATATGTTGAAACAAGACCACCAAGAAGTTACAGATATGTTAGAACAGGCTATAGAAAGTAAAGACCCTTCTCAGTTTCCAAAAGTTAAAAAAATGTTAGACGTGCACATGGAAGGAGAAGAAAAGTTTTTCTATCCAATTCTACGAAATAAAGATAAAGAAGGAATGCTTGAAGCTTATGAAGAGCATAAAGTGGGAAAAAAATTAATCAGCGAAATATCTGATACTGAAAGTGGAAATGAAACATGTATACCAAAAATAAAAGTTTTAAAAGATGTACTGGAGCATCATATAGAAGAAGAAGAATCTGAAATCTTTGATGAAGCACGAGAAGTACTGAATGATCAACAGGAACAGAAAATAGTTCAACAGTTTGAAGAACTTAAATCACAGAAAATGTAA
- a CDS encoding hemerythrin domain-containing protein, which produces MAENNVYELLKNDHDNIKNLLRETIQHKDPSQFPKIQKEWESHMLGEEIYFYPALRKKESFIVLERYEEHELGKKLIYELDKLDKNDERWMPKMGVLQEIIELHIDEEEKEIFPKAKEIISGDKEKHIRDKIRDEKSRYVKSYL; this is translated from the coding sequence ATGGCAGAAAATAATGTTTATGAATTACTTAAAAATGACCATGATAATATAAAGAATCTTTTGAGGGAAACTATACAACATAAAGACCCTTCACAATTTCCTAAAATCCAAAAAGAATGGGAATCCCATATGCTGGGAGAAGAAATATATTTTTATCCAGCACTCAGGAAAAAAGAATCATTTATAGTCCTTGAAAGATATGAAGAGCATGAACTTGGCAAAAAATTGATCTATGAATTAGATAAACTGGATAAAAATGATGAACGATGGATGCCGAAAATGGGAGTACTTCAAGAGATTATAGAACTTCATATTGATGAAGAAGAAAAAGAAATATTTCCTAAGGCAAAAGAAATAATAAGTGGGGATAAAGAGAAGCATATACGGGATAAAATAAGAGATGAAAAATCAAGGTATGTAAAGTCTTACCTCTAA
- a CDS encoding alpha/beta fold hydrolase, which translates to MCPFIKVDEGNSGDINLHYEDYGEGKPVILIHGYPLSSRAWEKQIPALLDAGYRVITYDRRGFGNSSQPWSGYDPDTFTEDLHRLVTKLNLHDFVLVGHSMAGEELARYIGKYGTEDVSKVVFISAVTPFLRKTDDNPEGLDESLFEEIKNAVIEDRPAFMTQFCTDFYNMDALEGKRVSKHAYQASWNTAIEASPKGSIDCVDTWGTDFREDLKRVDVPTLVIHGDQDRIVPFKNSGKRMPDFVKNSKLVVIKDGPHGIAWTHNEEVNRELLNFLG; encoded by the coding sequence ATGTGTCCGTTTATTAAAGTAGATGAAGGAAACTCAGGTGATATAAACTTACACTATGAAGATTATGGTGAAGGAAAACCGGTAATTTTAATTCATGGTTATCCATTAAGTAGCCGTGCATGGGAGAAACAGATACCTGCACTGCTTGATGCAGGTTATCGTGTTATTACCTATGACCGAAGAGGATTTGGAAACTCTAGTCAACCATGGTCAGGTTATGATCCTGATACATTTACTGAAGACTTACACAGGCTTGTTACTAAGCTAAATTTACATGATTTTGTATTAGTTGGCCATTCAATGGCAGGCGAAGAACTTGCCCGTTATATTGGAAAATATGGAACTGAAGACGTGAGTAAGGTTGTTTTTATCTCTGCAGTTACACCTTTCCTCCGTAAGACTGATGATAACCCTGAAGGATTAGACGAAAGCCTTTTTGAAGAAATTAAAAACGCAGTTATCGAGGATCGACCTGCATTCATGACTCAATTTTGCACAGATTTCTATAATATGGACGCTCTTGAAGGTAAACGTGTCAGTAAACATGCATATCAGGCAAGCTGGAACACTGCAATTGAGGCATCTCCAAAAGGATCAATTGACTGTGTAGATACTTGGGGAACAGATTTTAGAGAAGATCTCAAACGTGTTGATGTACCTACACTTGTAATTCATGGTGATCAGGATCGTATTGTTCCTTTCAAGAATTCAGGAAAACGTATGCCTGATTTTGTGAAAAATAGCAAGTTAGTCGTCATAAAAGATGGACCTCATGGTATTGCATGGACGCATAATGAAGAGGTTAACCGTGAACTCCTGAACTTTTTAGGATAA
- a CDS encoding AEC family transporter, with product MNSVETIIPIIAMILLGYVLKRTNVLKAEDAVSLNKIVINIAIPSLILLAIYKVNLSILPLIVPIPLICISVGIISGLIAYLILTLKNYPNKTKWSVVSTSALFNSGFLGYPVVLGVFGTDGFIRAIFYDMGSMILFISFGIFFLLMLGGKYSDILKRSLLFPPLWGILLGLLLNFLNIPLGYVITQTLTYLSGAAIPLIMISLGLTMEFRGIKEYIGLASLVSVIKLGIAPLIAFTIVMLLNMGGLEKSVTVLEAGMPSAMLALVLAITYELDIKVSAACIFLSTVLSMVTLPLLLFLV from the coding sequence ATGAACTCAGTTGAAACCATTATCCCCATCATAGCCATGATTCTTCTTGGTTATGTCTTAAAAAGAACCAATGTTTTAAAGGCGGAAGACGCAGTATCTCTAAATAAAATTGTGATAAATATTGCAATTCCATCACTCATACTCCTTGCAATATATAAAGTAAATTTATCTATTCTTCCACTTATAGTTCCAATTCCACTTATATGCATATCTGTTGGAATAATTTCTGGTTTAATTGCTTATTTGATTTTAACTCTTAAAAATTATCCAAATAAAACTAAATGGAGTGTTGTATCAACTAGTGCTCTTTTTAATTCTGGTTTTCTTGGATATCCTGTTGTGCTAGGTGTTTTCGGAACAGATGGGTTTATAAGAGCTATTTTCTATGATATGGGCTCTATGATCCTTTTTATAAGTTTTGGAATATTCTTCCTGTTAATGCTAGGTGGAAAATACTCCGATATTTTAAAACGATCACTCTTATTCCCCCCACTTTGGGGAATCCTTTTGGGACTTCTGCTGAACTTTTTAAACATTCCCCTAGGATATGTAATTACACAAACATTAACTTACTTAAGCGGCGCTGCCATACCTCTCATAATGATATCATTAGGATTAACTATGGAATTTAGAGGAATTAAAGAATATATTGGACTTGCATCATTAGTATCAGTTATAAAATTAGGTATTGCTCCTTTAATAGCCTTTACAATCGTCATGCTTCTAAACATGGGAGGACTTGAAAAATCAGTTACTGTTTTAGAAGCAGGAATGCCTTCAGCAATGCTTGCTCTTGTTCTGGCCATTACATATGAACTTGATATAAAAGTATCTGCAGCCTGCATATTTTTAAGTACTGTACTCAGTATGGTTACTCTCCCCCTACTACTATTTTTAGTATGA
- a CDS encoding class II glutamine amidotransferase: MCELLGLSFNTSVRPNLSFKGFRLRGKSNPDGWGISFYPDKSTQIIKEPLEAEESLLSEFIELYPKIKSKIFVAHVRLNSAAPPAHMNTHPFGRELNGISFAFAHNGNLTNYQKDFDTSTFKPIGETDSEAAFCHLLNRIKEKKIKFFDNSSYKWLLDELRHINNYGKFNCIFSDGKHLFCYYDMNGFNTLFYLHREAPYDHTHLSDEHFDIHLKEQKSTEKKGYIIATRPLTDEKWQKFEPGKLKILKNGKIISNE; this comes from the coding sequence ATGTGTGAACTGCTGGGATTATCATTTAATACATCTGTAAGGCCTAATCTGTCTTTTAAAGGATTTCGCCTTAGAGGTAAATCAAATCCTGATGGATGGGGCATATCTTTTTACCCCGATAAATCTACACAGATTATAAAAGAGCCTTTAGAAGCTGAAGAAAGCTTATTATCTGAATTTATCGAACTTTATCCTAAAATTAAATCAAAAATATTTGTTGCACATGTAAGATTAAATAGCGCCGCACCGCCTGCACATATGAATACTCATCCATTTGGACGTGAATTAAACGGCATAAGTTTTGCTTTTGCACATAATGGAAATTTAACTAATTATCAAAAAGATTTTGACACTTCTACTTTTAAACCGATTGGTGAAACTGATTCTGAAGCTGCTTTCTGCCATTTACTCAACAGAATAAAGGAAAAAAAGATTAAATTTTTTGATAATTCCAGTTATAAATGGTTACTTGATGAATTAAGGCATATCAACAATTATGGCAAATTTAACTGTATTTTTTCAGATGGCAAACATTTATTCTGTTATTACGACATGAACGGATTTAACACCTTATTCTACCTTCACCGCGAGGCCCCCTACGACCATACACATCTTTCAGATGAACATTTTGATATACATCTTAAAGAACAAAAATCAACTGAAAAAAAAGGATATATAATAGCTACACGACCTTTAACTGATGAAAAATGGCAAAAGTTTGAACCAGGGAAACTTAAAATCCTGAAAAATGGCAAAATAATTAGTAATGAGTGA
- a CDS encoding type 1 glutamine amidotransferase encodes MELNIYHMYPDILNLYGDIGNVICLKRRCEWRGITPHIINFSLNDEKHDLSEGDIFFIGGGSDRGQSIVYSDFLKYKDSFKDIIEDYGVVLAICGGYQLLGEKYIDNEGKEVSGLDIFNYSTVSEEGRLIGNVIIENQLGLTPKTIVGFENHGGRTYSDYNPLGLVKSGYGNNGKDKKEGIVYKNCIGTYLHGPILPKNPHLADYLILKALQRKYEVERLQSLNDDFENLAHKKVIKLYCK; translated from the coding sequence ATGGAATTAAATATATACCATATGTATCCAGATATTCTAAATTTGTATGGAGACATTGGTAATGTAATCTGCTTGAAAAGGAGATGCGAATGGAGAGGGATTACTCCCCATATAATTAATTTTAGTTTAAATGATGAAAAACATGATTTAAGTGAAGGAGATATCTTTTTTATAGGCGGCGGATCGGATAGAGGCCAGAGCATAGTATATTCTGATTTTTTAAAATATAAAGATTCTTTTAAAGATATTATCGAAGATTACGGTGTTGTCCTTGCTATATGTGGAGGATACCAACTTTTAGGTGAGAAATATATTGATAATGAAGGTAAAGAAGTCTCGGGTCTTGATATATTCAATTATTCGACTGTAAGTGAAGAAGGAAGACTAATTGGGAATGTTATAATTGAAAATCAATTAGGATTAACTCCTAAAACTATTGTAGGGTTTGAAAATCACGGTGGAAGGACATACAGCGACTATAACCCTTTAGGGTTAGTAAAATCAGGATATGGAAATAATGGAAAAGATAAAAAAGAAGGCATAGTCTATAAAAACTGCATAGGTACCTATCTTCATGGCCCAATACTTCCAAAAAACCCTCATTTAGCTGATTATTTAATTTTAAAAGCATTACAAAGAAAATACGAAGTTGAAAGATTACAGTCTTTAAATGATGACTTTGAAAATTTAGCCCATAAAAAAGTAATAAAACTCTACTGTAAATAA
- a CDS encoding Mur ligase family protein, with translation MDMSIIKKLRLSLSIITGKLVRFGLKITGRSATALPGNIALRIEPDLLKIVNERCKKKVVVTGTNGKTTTNNLIAHILGGNFKNVLSNLRGANMPQGIASSFIENNKDEYDWGVFEVDEGSFTRIMRDIEPDYIVVTNFFRDQLDRYGEIENTVSMVYETIKPLNTSLILNADDPLVSKFKNLNKDNIFYGIKKNKFSSKDEKVVETRNCPSCNSYIDYEYFNYGQLGSYNCKECGFKNPYYDYYIENINYKYNKYCFDINTNKETFEDTCFEYEGIYNIYNCCAAFTFSCEVGIEPSEIINRMENFDYKLGRMEEIKFKDKIIKIVLTKNPIGLTEVIKSISHDKRRKAILFILNDNPADGQDISWIWDAGLSKFKNIENLKKIYCSGKRAEDIALRIEYAHIPTEIIKIDDDMQESIKEAVHEDVEIAYILPTYTAVFETRDMVLNLTHGK, from the coding sequence ATGGACATGAGTATAATTAAAAAATTAAGGCTTTCCTTATCGATCATAACCGGTAAGTTAGTAAGATTTGGGCTTAAAATAACAGGAAGGAGCGCTACAGCACTACCTGGGAATATTGCGCTTAGAATAGAACCAGATCTTCTGAAAATCGTGAATGAAAGATGTAAAAAGAAAGTCGTTGTAACTGGTACAAATGGTAAAACTACCACAAATAACTTAATTGCCCATATATTAGGAGGCAATTTTAAAAATGTCCTCTCAAACTTGAGGGGTGCAAATATGCCCCAAGGCATTGCAAGCAGTTTTATCGAAAACAATAAGGACGAATACGATTGGGGAGTCTTCGAAGTAGATGAAGGCTCTTTTACAAGAATAATGAGAGATATTGAACCAGATTATATCGTTGTAACCAACTTTTTCAGGGACCAGCTCGACAGATATGGAGAAATAGAAAATACTGTATCCATGGTTTATGAAACCATTAAACCTTTAAATACGTCCCTTATTTTAAATGCAGACGACCCGCTTGTATCTAAATTTAAAAATTTAAATAAAGATAACATATTTTACGGGATTAAAAAGAATAAATTCAGCAGTAAAGATGAAAAAGTAGTTGAAACACGAAACTGCCCATCATGCAACAGTTATATTGATTATGAATATTTTAATTATGGACAATTAGGAAGTTACAACTGTAAAGAATGCGGATTTAAAAATCCATATTATGATTATTACATTGAAAATATCAATTATAAATATAATAAGTATTGTTTTGATATTAATACCAATAAAGAAACATTTGAAGATACATGTTTTGAGTATGAAGGAATTTACAACATTTACAACTGCTGTGCAGCATTTACCTTCAGCTGTGAAGTAGGAATTGAACCATCTGAAATTATCAATAGGATGGAAAATTTTGACTATAAACTGGGCAGAATGGAAGAAATTAAATTTAAGGACAAAATCATAAAAATTGTGCTGACTAAAAACCCAATTGGACTTACAGAAGTAATTAAAAGCATATCTCATGATAAAAGAAGAAAAGCCATTCTTTTTATTTTAAATGATAATCCCGCAGACGGCCAGGACATCTCATGGATATGGGATGCAGGGCTAAGCAAATTCAAAAACATCGAAAACTTAAAAAAAATCTATTGTTCTGGAAAAAGGGCCGAAGATATTGCGCTAAGAATTGAATACGCCCATATTCCTACGGAAATTATAAAAATAGATGATGACATGCAGGAATCAATCAAAGAAGCAGTTCATGAAGATGTTGAAATTGCGTATATACTGCCCACATACACAGCAGTTTTCGAGACCCGGGACATGGTACTAAATTTAACACATGGCAAGTAA
- the radA gene encoding DNA repair and recombination protein RadA — protein MVELGDLPGVGEKTAQKLIDAGFADMMRLATATAKELSVKAEIGEGVAEKVIEAARKAESIDFETAFDVMERRKDIGRITCGSTALDELIGGGIETQSITEVFGEFGSGKSQISHELAVTVQLPEEKGGLEAECVFIDTENTFRPERIEQIAGGFELDNEEVLQKIHIARAFNSSHQILMADKINELIQSGTNIKLVIVDSLTAHFRAEYVGRETLATRQQKLNQHLHTLQNIANTYNVAVFVTNQVQARPDAFFGSPTKAVGGHVLGHAATYRIWLKKGLAGKRIARLVDSPHLPEGESVFKIVTEGIVD, from the coding sequence ATGGTCGAATTAGGAGATTTACCCGGTGTTGGGGAAAAAACTGCTCAAAAGTTGATAGATGCAGGTTTTGCAGACATGATGAGACTTGCAACAGCAACTGCCAAAGAACTCAGTGTAAAAGCTGAAATCGGTGAAGGGGTCGCTGAAAAGGTCATTGAAGCTGCAAGGAAAGCTGAATCAATTGATTTTGAAACCGCTTTTGATGTGATGGAGCGTAGGAAAGACATAGGTAGAATAACCTGTGGAAGTACTGCTCTTGATGAACTCATTGGTGGTGGAATCGAAACACAATCCATAACAGAAGTATTTGGTGAATTCGGTTCAGGAAAAAGTCAAATATCTCATGAACTTGCAGTTACAGTACAGCTTCCAGAAGAAAAAGGCGGCCTTGAGGCAGAATGTGTCTTCATAGATACAGAAAACACATTTAGGCCAGAAAGAATAGAGCAAATTGCAGGAGGATTTGAACTTGATAATGAAGAAGTACTGCAGAAAATACACATTGCAAGAGCATTTAATTCAAGTCACCAAATCCTGATGGCAGACAAAATAAACGAGTTAATCCAAAGTGGAACAAATATAAAACTGGTTATAGTAGATTCCTTAACTGCGCACTTTAGAGCAGAATACGTAGGAAGGGAAACACTTGCAACAAGGCAACAAAAACTAAACCAGCACCTCCACACGTTACAAAATATTGCAAACACCTACAATGTGGCAGTGTTTGTTACAAACCAGGTGCAGGCAAGACCTGACGCGTTCTTTGGAAGCCCAACAAAAGCTGTCGGAGGTCACGTGCTTGGACACGCTGCAACCTACAGAATATGGCTTAAAAAGGGCCTTGCTGGAAAACGGATTGCAAGACTCGTAGACAGTCCCCATTTACCTGAAGGTGAATCTGTATTCAAGATAGTAACTGAAGGTATTGTTGATTAA
- a CDS encoding OB-fold nucleic acid binding domain-containing protein: MENDVKSEYQRISDKISYDDFLKRIEDMKKDYEDVSFMDELDIARMIVGEYIDEENVPLAKDNELRKISELETGLHDISITGRIMRISNAKAFVTKKGKEGKVQNIMLADDTGEIRVVLWTDNIKQLKNFSEGDIVKINNVEIKDGYRSEEAHLQGRSTIEKVEGEEADNLPEYAEKITKIADIKGEMQVNVIARVVRISRIRTYNSNGREGQFITLDLKDDTGSISLTLWNKDVEIINEIELKEGDSIKILGAQSRVRNDEVNLTHSWIGRIIKDNFDVPEYKEEVMKIGDAHEMKNVTLMGVVSKIQDAITFQRSDGSAGSVKSIVISDDTGSIKITLWNDDTKLDINKGDILKITGGNIEFDDYSETGYRVNTGWSSKIVINPEEDAGLKEVLEEHKKELEPIKIEDLHKLEDEGEEVDIIGRMMDLYDANEFQRADGTTGLVRSVKIADDTGTVRASLWDDKAKLRLNRGDLVKIENAKTRFRDDSVELSIGKTVRIIKISENDAQSLPPIDELEGEMYKPIKISALENIKSERDEVGIIGRIINLYDVNEFQRSNGTMGMVRTVELADDTGSVRASFWDEKAEMGLNRGDVIWIKNARPRFRNDTVELSVGRATMVIKPKDEDIAALPSLEEIEESIYKTKKIEELTEDDKNIKLSGQIIEAYGDRILYEMCPNCNKRVEYVDDAFVCDFCGEEIQQPNYLMIVPCVIEDDSGTVRTTFFRKQAEELIGMTTEKANEVIMTTADEGSLAGKVEDLIGSEITVIADASFDEYNEEIRLIAKKIVK; the protein is encoded by the coding sequence ATGGAAAATGATGTAAAAAGCGAATATCAGCGAATCAGTGACAAAATCTCATATGACGATTTCCTAAAAAGAATAGAGGACATGAAAAAGGATTATGAAGATGTAAGTTTTATGGATGAGCTTGATATTGCAAGGATGATAGTAGGAGAATATATAGACGAAGAAAACGTTCCACTTGCAAAGGACAACGAACTGCGTAAAATATCCGAATTAGAGACAGGTTTGCATGATATAAGCATAACTGGTCGAATAATGAGAATCTCCAACGCTAAAGCATTTGTAACAAAGAAAGGAAAAGAAGGTAAAGTACAAAACATTATGTTAGCAGATGATACTGGGGAAATTAGAGTAGTACTCTGGACTGATAACATCAAACAACTTAAAAACTTTTCTGAAGGAGACATTGTCAAAATAAACAATGTAGAAATAAAAGATGGATACAGAAGTGAAGAGGCGCACTTACAAGGCAGATCAACCATCGAAAAAGTTGAGGGCGAAGAAGCGGATAATTTACCAGAATATGCTGAAAAAATAACAAAAATTGCCGACATTAAAGGCGAAATGCAGGTTAATGTAATTGCAAGAGTAGTTAGAATTTCAAGAATAAGAACCTACAACAGCAACGGCAGAGAAGGACAATTCATTACCCTGGATTTAAAGGATGATACAGGTTCAATATCCTTAACTTTATGGAATAAAGATGTTGAGATTATTAATGAAATAGAACTCAAAGAAGGAGATTCTATAAAAATATTAGGTGCCCAAAGCCGTGTTAGAAATGATGAAGTTAATTTAACTCATTCCTGGATTGGAAGGATAATAAAAGATAATTTCGATGTTCCGGAGTATAAAGAAGAAGTTATGAAGATCGGAGACGCCCATGAAATGAAAAATGTCACTTTAATGGGAGTTGTGAGCAAAATACAGGATGCTATCACTTTTCAACGTTCAGATGGAAGTGCTGGATCTGTAAAATCAATTGTAATTTCAGATGATACAGGTTCCATAAAAATAACTCTCTGGAATGATGATACCAAGCTCGACATCAACAAAGGAGATATCCTGAAAATCACAGGCGGAAATATTGAATTTGATGATTATTCAGAAACTGGTTACAGGGTGAACACTGGATGGAGCAGTAAAATAGTCATAAATCCAGAAGAAGACGCTGGTTTAAAAGAAGTTCTCGAGGAACACAAAAAAGAGCTTGAACCAATCAAAATTGAAGATTTACATAAACTTGAAGATGAAGGAGAAGAAGTGGATATCATTGGAAGAATGATGGATCTTTACGATGCCAATGAATTCCAAAGAGCAGATGGAACTACAGGACTTGTAAGATCTGTTAAAATCGCTGATGACACTGGAACAGTTCGAGCATCACTATGGGATGACAAAGCAAAGCTCAGGTTAAATAGAGGCGACCTTGTAAAGATAGAAAATGCAAAAACCAGGTTTAGAGATGACAGTGTGGAGCTTAGCATTGGAAAAACAGTTAGAATAATTAAAATAAGTGAGAATGATGCCCAGAGCCTTCCACCTATTGATGAGCTTGAAGGGGAAATGTATAAACCAATTAAAATTAGCGCTTTAGAGAACATAAAAAGTGAAAGAGACGAAGTTGGAATAATTGGACGTATAATTAATTTATATGATGTCAATGAGTTCCAAAGATCCAATGGAACTATGGGAATGGTCAGAACAGTAGAACTTGCTGATGATACTGGTTCTGTCAGAGCCTCATTTTGGGATGAAAAAGCTGAAATGGGGTTAAACAGAGGCGATGTAATTTGGATTAAAAATGCAAGACCAAGATTCAGAAATGATACTGTTGAACTCAGTGTTGGAAGAGCCACAATGGTAATCAAACCAAAAGATGAAGATATAGCTGCACTTCCTTCACTTGAAGAAATTGAAGAATCAATATATAAAACCAAGAAAATTGAAGAACTTACAGAAGATGATAAAAACATCAAGTTAAGTGGACAAATTATTGAAGCATATGGAGATAGGATACTCTATGAAATGTGTCCAAATTGTAATAAAAGAGTAGAATACGTCGATGATGCATTTGTATGTGATTTCTGCGGAGAGGAAATACAACAACCAAACTATCTCATGATAGTTCCATGTGTAATTGAAGATGACAGTGGAACGGTCAGAACAACATTCTTCAGGAAACAAGCTGAAGAATTAATTGGAATGACTACTGAGAAGGCAAATGAAGTGATTATGACGACTGCAGATGAAGGATCACTTGCAGGAAAAGTCGAAGACCTGATTGGCAGCGAGATTACTGTAATCGCAGATGCAAGCTTCGATGAATACAATGAGGAAATAAGGCTCATTGCAAAGAAGATAGTAAAATAG
- a CDS encoding isocitrate/isopropylmalate family dehydrogenase, whose protein sequence is MYKIAVIPGDGIGKEVMEATLHVLDALEIEFDYTFADAGDECKAVSGVPLPEETIDIVKESQACLFGAAGESAADVIVRLRQELELYVNLRPVKSYPGTKALFDNLDFVIVRENTEDLYIGLEEETEEGATALRVTTRNAVERICKFAFDYADENCRNKVTAVHKANVLKKTDGLFKDIFYKVAEDYKDIETDDRYVDATAMFFITNPQMFNVIVTTNLFGDILSDEGAGLVGGLGLIPSANIGENSGLFEPVHGSAPDIAGKNIANPSAMILSAVMMLDYLKEHGAARTVENALVEVLSEGKVVTGDIGGNASTMEMASEIRRKIEEK, encoded by the coding sequence ATGTATAAAATAGCGGTGATACCTGGAGACGGTATCGGAAAAGAAGTTATGGAAGCAACATTACATGTTTTAGATGCACTTGAAATTGAATTTGATTACACATTTGCAGACGCAGGAGATGAATGCAAAGCAGTCTCAGGAGTTCCTTTACCTGAAGAAACAATTGATATAGTAAAAGAATCGCAGGCATGTCTGTTTGGGGCTGCTGGAGAATCAGCAGCGGATGTTATTGTCAGATTAAGACAGGAACTTGAGCTTTACGTTAATTTAAGGCCTGTTAAATCATACCCTGGCACTAAAGCTTTGTTTGACAATTTAGATTTTGTAATTGTTAGGGAAAACACAGAAGATCTATATATTGGGCTTGAAGAAGAAACAGAAGAAGGAGCCACTGCTTTAAGAGTTACCACAAGAAATGCTGTAGAAAGAATTTGCAAGTTTGCATTTGATTATGCTGACGAAAATTGCAGAAATAAAGTTACAGCAGTTCACAAGGCAAACGTACTTAAAAAAACAGATGGATTATTTAAAGACATTTTTTACAAAGTTGCTGAAGATTATAAAGATATTGAAACCGATGATCGTTATGTTGATGCAACAGCAATGTTTTTCATTACAAACCCTCAAATGTTTAATGTGATCGTTACTACAAACTTATTTGGGGATATACTTTCAGATGAGGGTGCGGGACTTGTTGGTGGTCTTGGTTTAATACCATCTGCTAATATTGGAGAAAATAGTGGTTTATTTGAACCAGTGCACGGATCCGCGCCAGATATTGCTGGAAAAAATATTGCAAATCCTTCTGCAATGATATTATCTGCAGTAATGATGCTTGATTACCTTAAAGAACATGGTGCAGCCCGTACAGTTGAAAATGCACTGGTTGAAGTTTTAAGTGAAGGTAAAGTTGTAACTGGGGATATTGGTGGAAATGCATCTACCATGGAAATGGCCAGTGAAATTAGAAGAAAAATAGAGGAAAAATAA